The Fragaria vesca subsp. vesca linkage group LG2, FraVesHawaii_1.0, whole genome shotgun sequence genome includes a window with the following:
- the LOC101294413 gene encoding protein FEZ-like: protein MASEMTPELELPGFRFHPTEEELLEFYLKSVVFGKRLRFDIIEFLNIYRHDPWDLPGLSKIGEREWYFFVPRDRKHGSGGRPNRTTETGFWKATGSDRKIVSLSDPKRIIGLRKTLVFYKGRAPRGTKTDWVMNEYRLPDHCKLLKDIVLCKIYRKATSLKVLEQRAAMEEDMKMGNSPNISSSPPTSMDTTISFSSFQEQELAQHLQHHHHDLTPQTPIMPANLKKELADDAAVAVAEEQLKEENEQAVEMKESPTSLQTPFRKNKLPELIVPKTSMDWTQDQFWAPMNSPWLLSTPAYASLLNLELL from the exons ATGGCATCTGAAATGACACCAGAACTCGAACTTCCCGGGTTTCGATTCCACCCCACAGAGGAGGAGCTTCTCGAGTTCTACCTCAAAAGCGTGGTGTTCGGGAAGCGATTGCGCTTCGATATAATCGAGTTTCTTAACATCTACCGTCACGATCCTTGGGACTTGCCTG GATTGTCAAAGATTGGAGAAAGGGAGTGGTATTTTTTCGTGCCGAGGGACAGGAAGCATGGGAGTGGAGGAAGGCCTAACAGAACCACTGAAACTGGGTTTTGGAAAGCGACTGGTTCTGACCGCAAAATCGTGAGCTTATCTGATCCAAAGAGGATCATCGGGTTGCGAAAGACTCTCGTGTTCTACAAAGGGAGAGCACCAAGAGGAACCAAGACCGATTGGGTCATGAACGAGTATCGTTTGCCTGACCACTGCAAATTGCTCAAG GACATAGTACTGTGCAAGATATATAGGAAGGCAACTTCCTTGAAAGTGCTAGAGCAAAGGGCAGCAATGGAGGAAGACATGAAGATGGGGAATTCCCCTAACATTTCATCATCCCCTCCTACATCAATGGACACCACCATCTCATTTTCCAGCTTCCAAGAACAGGAATTAGCACAACATCTTCAACACCATCATCATGATCTAACTCCGCAAACTCCAATAATGCCCGCCAATCTCAAGAAAGAACTAGCAGATGATGCAGCAGTTGCAGTAGCAGAAGAGCAGCTAAAGGAGGAGAATGAGCAAGCAGTGGAGATGAAGGAGTCTCCCACATCTCTTCAGACTCCTTTTAGAAAAAACAAGCTGCCAGAGCTTATAGTTCCCAAGACGAGCATGGACTGGACCCAAGACCAATTTTGGGCACCCATGAATAGTCCTTGGCTTCTGTCGACCCCTGCTTATGCCAGCCTTCTCAACCTGGAATTACTTTGA
- the LOC101294711 gene encoding endochitinase CH5B-like — protein sequence MLGFQTSNQITNKINTMMLNLALSITSFLLLFNIRGGSAEQCGNQAGGALCPGGQCCSKFGWCGTTPDYCSTDCQSQCGGGGGGGGGGDIKDLVSKDSFDKILKHRDDGGCPAKGFYTYDAFIAAAKAFPAFATTGDTATRKREIAAFLAQTSHETTGGWATAPDGPYAWGYCFNKEKNPGSYCASDPNYPCAAGKQYYGRGPIQLSWNYNYGQCGKAIGANLLNNPDLVATDPVISFKTAFWFWMTPQSPKPSCHDVITGKWNPSGADKSAGRSSGYGTITNIINGGLECGKGSDGRVADRIGFFKRYCDLLGVGYGDNLDCYNQKPFGSGLATYYSPSSSKVSSI from the exons ATGCTTGGCTTTCAAACTTCAAACCAAATCACAAACAAAATCAATACCATGATGTTGAACTTGGCCTTGTCAATCACTTCTTTTCTATTGCTCTTTAATATCCGAGGAGGCTCAGCAGAGCAATGTGGAAACCAAGCAGGGGGTGCTTTATGCCCGGGAGGGCAATGCTGCAGCAAGTTCGGCTGGTGTGGCACTACGCCTGATTACTGCAGCACCGATTGCCAAAGCCAATGCGGCGGCGGTGGTGGTGGAGGAGGCGGTGGTGACATTAAGGATCTAGTTTCAAAGGACAGCTTTGATAAGATACTCAAGCATAGGGACGACGGTGGTTGCCCTGCCAAAGGGTTTTATACTTATGATGCTTTCATTGCTGCTGCCAAAGCCTTCCCCGCCTTTGCTACAACTGGTGATACTGCCACCCGTAAGAGGGAGATTGCTGCTTTCTTAGCTCAAACTTCTCATGAAACTACTG GGGGATGGGCGACTGCACCAGATGGACCATACGCATGGGGCTATTGTTTTAACAAGGAGAAAAATCCAGGATCTTACTGTGCCTCGGATCCAAATTATCCATGTGCTGCTGGTAAGCAGTATTATGGCCGCGGTCCTATTCAACTTTCTTG GAATTACAACTATGGACAGTGTGGAAAAGCCATAGGAGCGAACTTGCTGAACAACCCGGACCTTGTTGCCACAGACCCTGTGATCTCCTTCAAGACAGCATTCTGGTTCTGGATGACCCCTCAATCACCCAAGCCGTCGTGCCATGATGTTATCACCGGGAAATGGAACCCTTCCGGAGCCGATAAGTCAGCCGGTAGGTCTTCCGGGTATGGTACGATCACAAACATCATCAACGGTGGACTTGAATGTGGTAAGGGCTCGGATGGGAGAGTGGCGGACCGCATAGGGTTTTTCAAGAGGTACTGTGATTTGCTTGGAGTTGGTTATGGTGACAACCTTGACTGCTATAATCAGAAGCCGTTTGGGTCTGGACTCGCTACTTATTATTCACCATCCTCATCAAAAGTGTCCTCGATATAG